Proteins encoded together in one Impatiens glandulifera chromosome 1, dImpGla2.1, whole genome shotgun sequence window:
- the LOC124922779 gene encoding beta-glucosidase 12-like produces MSSYNRTNFPRDFIFGTATSSYQTEGGAKEDGKGPNIYDIFTHKFPEKVLDRSTGDVADDFYHRYKGDVGLMKIIGMDAFRFSISWARILPRGNLSGGINKAGIKFYNNLINQLLSKGIQPSITIFHWDLPQALEDEYGGFLSSRIVDDFKDFAELCFKEFGDRVKHWITMNEPWSYSIGGYSAGGIAPGRCSAWMNAGCSAGDSGTEPYIVSHNLIISHAAAVKVYKDKYQGYQKGQIGITLLCYWAHPFSKTKADKEAAQRAIDFNYGWFIDPIVYGEYPEIMRELVGKRLPKFTEKQVRLIKGSYDFVGLNYYSTNYAISVPSANSVNLSYTTDAQVNFTNIRNGVALGEPTGMPGVYSYPKGLTELLVYTKEKYNDPIIYITENGVGDQNNLTIEEGIKDHQRVSFYYHHLLAVENAIKVGVNIKGYFCWSLMDNFEWSSGYTVRFGLVYVDYKDGLKRYFKDSASWFKMFLNK; encoded by the exons ATGTCTTCTTATAATCGCACTAACTTTCCTCGTGATTTTATATTTGGAACTGCTACCTCATCTTATCAG ACTGAAGGTGGCGCAAAGGAGGATGGGAAAGGTCCAAACATATACGATATTTTTACACATAAGTTTCCAG aGAAAGTTCTGGATAGAAGCACCGGAGACGTCGCTGATGACTTTTATCATCGCTACAAG GGAGATGTGGGACTCATGAAGATCATTGGAATGGATGCTTTCAGATTTTCTATCTCATGGGCTAGAATATTACCTA GAGGCAATCTCAGTGGAGGAATAAACAAGGCCGGCATAAAATTCTACAACAACCTCATCAACCAACTGCTATCTAAGG GAATCCAGCCCTCTATAACAATCTTTCATTGGGATCTTCCACAAGCCCTCGAAGATGAATATGGCGGCTTTCTTAGCTCTCGTATTGT CGACGATTTTAAGGATTTTGCGGAGCTATGCTTCAAAGAGTTTGGAGATAGGGTTAAGCATTGGATAACGATGAATGAGCCGTGGTCTTACAGTATTGGCGGTTACAGTGCAGGTGGGATCGCACCTGGACGTTGCTCTGCATGGATGAATGCGGGTTGTTCAGCTGGCGACTCTGGCACCGAGCCTTATATTGTTTCTCATAATCTCATCATTTCTCATGCAGCCGCAGTCAAAGTTTATAAGGACAAATATCAG GGTTACCAAAAGGGACAGATAGGGATAACTTTGTTGTGTTATTGGGCACATCCCTTTTCCAAAACCAAAGCTGACAAGGAAGCTGCTCAAAGGGCTATAGATTTTAATTATGGTTG GTTTATCGATCCAATAGTGTACGGAGAGTACCCGGAGATCATGAGAGAACTTGTAGGAAAAAGACTACCAAAATTTACAGAAAAACAAGTTAGATTGATAAAAGGATCATATGATTTCGTTGGCCTAAATTACTATAGCACAAATTATGCAATAAGTGTACCTTCAGCCAATTCTGTGAACCTTAGCTACACAACTGATGCTCAAGTTAATTTCACAA ACATTCGCAATGGAGTTGCCCTAGGAGAGCCG ACGGGAATGCCTGGTGTTTACAGTTACCCCAAAGGTCTTACTGAGTTATTAGTTTACACCAAGGAAAAGTATAATGATCCCATTATTTACATAACAGAGAATG GAGTGGGggatcaaaataatttgacgaTAGAAGAAGGCATTAAAGATCATCAAAGAGTATCTTTCTATTATCATCACCTCTTGGCGGTCGAAAATGCAATTAA AGTCGGAGTTAATATAAAAGGGTATTTTTGTTGGTCATTGATGGACAACTTTGAATGGAGTTCTGGTTACACCGTGAGATTTGGACTTGTTTATGTCGATTATAAAGATGGTCTCAAAAGATATTTTAAGGATTCTGCTAGTTGGTTTAAAATGTTTCTCAACAAATGA